Part of the Kitasatospora sp. NBC_01266 genome, AGCACGGACCCCGCCCGGCGGCGGCGACTGCTCCTGGAACTCGCCCGGGCCGGCACCCGGCTGGCCGACCTGGCCGCCACCCCGGCGGGCCGGATCCCGGCCCAGGCCCGGCACAACTCCCGCCGCCAGCGCCGCCGGGCCGCCCTGCTGCGCGGCGCCCACTGGCTCACCGAACGGCTGAGCTGAGACCGTCACCGCACCGGGGGATGTCCGCACGCCGCTCAGCGATGGGGCAGGGGCGTCAAGGCGATATCCCCAGCTGTCCCCAATACGGGTGAATCTCGGCGCGGCCTGCGGGAGCGAACCGCCCGGTGCTCTAGGATCTGCGGCAGAGACTCGGGCGTTCTCGCAGGTCAGCCGCATGCACGCGTTATCTGAATGATCCGGCCCTGACGATCCAGCAGGATCTTGGGTAGGGCGGGTGGGACTCGAACCCACGACCCAGGGATTATGAGTCCCCTGCTCTAACCGGCTGAGCTACCGCCCCGACTCACCGCGTCGGCACCGCCACCACCGTGGCCGTCCCTCGCAGCACAGACGGCCCCGCAGGGCCGCCTCGGGCAGCATATCCGGTCGATCAGCCGTGGTGCGCGCCGGGGGCGCACCACGAGCGCGCTCCCGGGCCCGGTCCTGCCGTCCGCGAGGCGCTCGGGCCCGTAGGCTGCGAGGTGTTGCGAGGTGTCAGGCCGCTGCCGCCCGGGTGAAGCCGGAGCGACGATCGGGCGGCCCTCAGACTGCGGAGGGAGTCGCATGACGGCGCGTAAGGTGGCGCTCGGTCTGGCGGCGGCGCTGGTGATCCCGACCACGGCGAGCGGTTGTGCCTCCTCCGGCGTGCGGTCGAGCAGCGCGCTCTTCCTGACCTCCTCGCCCAGCGCGGCCGGCTCCGCCGGCGCGAGCGGGGTTTCGGGGTGGAACCGGCACCGGTTCCTCGGCGCCTACGACAAGCGCAAGAACATCACCAGGACCGCCTCCCCCACCCCCGTCAACGCGCTGGTCGGCGCGGTCTTCACGAAGGACGCCTCGGGCGACCACTTCTGCACCGCCAGCGTGGTGGACAGCGCCGGCCAGAACCTGATCATCACCGCCGCGCACTGCGTCTACGACCCGGGCACGGGACAGCGGTCCGACCTGGTCTTCGTCCCCGGCTACCGCGGTGGGGACGCCCCCAACGGGGTCTGGCCGCTGGCCGCGATCACCGTGGACCAGAGCTGGGCGCAGAGCGGCAACCCGGACATGGACGTGGCCTTCGCGGTCGTCCAGCCGCAGGGCGGCAAGCAGGTGCAGCAGGTGCTCGGCGCCAACAAGCTGGGCATCGGCCAGGGCTACCAGCGGCGGGTGAAGATGACCGGCTACCCGAGCAGCGCGGACGTGCCGATCACCTGTATGAACACCACCAGCGAGCAGAGCCCGACCCAGCTGCGGATCGACTGCCCCGACTACACCGGCGGCACCAGCGGCAGCCCCTGGGTGACCGACCTCGACCAGAGGACCAGGACGGGCACCGTGATCGGGGTGATCGGCGGCTACCAGCAGGGCGGCGACACCCCGGACACCTCGTACAGCAGCTACTTCGGCGACGCGGTGCAGGCGCTGTACAACCGCGCCACCGGCTGAGCCGGTCCGTTTCGTTACGGCTTTCGATCTGGCGTGGGGCGGTCCTGGCCTGGTAGATCTTGGGGCCGACGTCCGGTTGCGACCGCGCCCGGAACTGAGCTGGAGGTAGGTCGGATGGCCGGGCGGGAGCGGCTGCGGCACGCGCTGGCGCTCGGGGCCGCCGTGGCGGGTGCGCTGACCGCCGCGGGCTGCACCTCACCGCTCGGGGACGAGCACGCGGCGCCCGCGCTGAACGCCGCCATCGCCCCGTCGGACAGCCGCTCCGCCCGGGTCGGCGTGCTGCTGGCCGACCAGGGCACCAGCCGCTCCTGCACCGCCAGCGTGGTGGACAGCCCCGGGC contains:
- a CDS encoding trypsin-like serine peptidase, with amino-acid sequence MTARKVALGLAAALVIPTTASGCASSGVRSSSALFLTSSPSAAGSAGASGVSGWNRHRFLGAYDKRKNITRTASPTPVNALVGAVFTKDASGDHFCTASVVDSAGQNLIITAAHCVYDPGTGQRSDLVFVPGYRGGDAPNGVWPLAAITVDQSWAQSGNPDMDVAFAVVQPQGGKQVQQVLGANKLGIGQGYQRRVKMTGYPSSADVPITCMNTTSEQSPTQLRIDCPDYTGGTSGSPWVTDLDQRTRTGTVIGVIGGYQQGGDTPDTSYSSYFGDAVQALYNRATG